The Manis javanica isolate MJ-LG chromosome 2, MJ_LKY, whole genome shotgun sequence genome contains a region encoding:
- the THNSL1 gene encoding threonine synthase-like 1 yields MLHFTRRQHLRQITQKYFSSVYIKTDKHAQLFLSRTFALAELRKSWYSTYSLFGDKNIILMGPPGAGKTTVGRIIGQKLGCCVIDVDDDILEKTWNMSVSEKLQDVGNEQFLEEEGKAVLNFSASGSVISLSGSNPMHDASMWHLKQNGIIVYLDVPLTDIVSRLKLMKIDRIVGQNSETSMKDLLKFRRQYYKKWYDTRVFCESGASTEEVADKVLDSVKRYQDVDSETFISTRHISPKNCEQKVSTKFFSEAVIEGLASDGGLFVPEKEFPKLNCREWKGLVGATYVERAQILLEKCIHPADIPAATLGEMIETAYGENFACSKIAPVRHLSGNQFILELFHGPTGSFKDLSLQLMPHLFAYCIPPSCNYMILVATSGDTGSAVLNGFSHLSKNDKQRIAVATFFPENGLSDFQKAQIIGSQKENGWAVGVKSDFDFCQTALKRIFKDSDFTGFLTVEYGTILSSANSMNWGRLLPQVVYHASAYLDLVSQGFISFGSPVDVCIPTGNFGNILAAVYAKMMGIPIRKFICASNQNHVLTDFIKTGHYDLRERKLAQTFSPAIDILKSSNLERHLHLMANNDGQLMTKLFNQLEEQHHFQIEKKLVEKLQHDFVAGWCSEAECLAAIHSTYNTSGYILDPHTAVAKVVADRMQDKTCPVIVSSTAHYSKFAPAIMQAFQIKEINHTSLSQLYLLSSYNALPPPHEALLERTKQQEKMEYQVCEADENVMKSHVEKLILNWFL; encoded by the coding sequence ATGCTTCACTTTACCCGACGTCAGCATCTGAGACAAATAACccagaaatatttttctagtgTATATATTAAAACGGATAAACATGCACAGCTATTTCTTTCAAGAACTTTTGCACTTGCAGAATTAAGGAAGTCATGGTATTCAACCTACTCTCTGTTTGGAGACAAAAATATTATCCTGATGGGACCtcctggtgctgggaaaacaacAGTAGGCAGAATAATAGGTCAGAAACTAGGTTGTTGTGTCATAGATGTGGATGATGATATCCTTGAAAAAACCTGGAATATGAGTGTGTCTGAAAAATTACAGGATGTTGGTAATGAGCAATttttagaagaggaaggaaaagccgTGTTAAACTTCTCTGCATCTGGAAGTGTGATTTCCCTTTCTGGGTCCAATCCAATGCATGATGCAAGCATGTGGCATCTGAAGCAAAATGGAATAATTGTGTACCTGGATGTGCCCCTAACAGACATAGTTAGTCGTCTAAAGTTAATGAAAATAGATAGGATTGTAGGTCAGAATTCTGAAACATCTATGAAAGACTTACTTAAATTTAGAAGACAGTATTATAAGAAGTGGTATGATACTCGTGTTTTTTGTGAAAGCGGGGCTTCCACAGAGGAAGTAGCTGACAAAGTGCTTGATTCAGTTAAAAGATACCAAGATGTAGACTCAGAAACATTCATCTCAACAAGACATATTTCGCCTAAAAACTGTGAACAGAAGGTTTCAACAAAATTCTTTAGCGAAGCTGTGATTGAGGGGCTGGCTTCTGATGGTGGACTCTTTGTTCCTGAGAAGGAGTTTCCAAAATTAAACTGTAGAGAGTGGAAAGGCCTAGTAGGAGCAACATATGTAGAAAGAGCACAAATACTCCTGGAAAAGTGTATACATCCTGCTGACATACCTGCTGCGACTTTGGGAGAAATGATTGAAACTGCTTATGGAGAAAACTTTGCCTGCTCAAAAATTGCCCCTGTCAGGCACCTTTCAGGCAACCAATTCATCCTGGAACTGTTTCATGGACCAACAGGATCATTTAAAGATTTGTCTTTACAGCTTATGCCTCATCTCTTTGCATACTGTATTCCACCAAGTTGCAATTACATGATACTTGTAGCTACTTCAGGAGACACAGGGAGTGCAGTCTTAAATGGTTTTAGTCATCTTAGTAAGAATGACAAGCAAAGAATAGCTGTGGCCACATTTTTTCCTGAGAATGGACTAagtgattttcaaaaagcacaaaTAATTGGCAGTCAAAAAGAAAATGGGTGGGCAGTGGGTGTCAAGTCAGATTTTGATTTTTGCCAGACAGCactgaaaagaatttttaaagattctgATTTTACTGGCTTTCTTACCGTGGAATATGGAACAATCTTAAGTTCAGCAAATTCCATGAACTGGGGCCGACTGCTTCCCCAAGTAGTTTATCATGCTTCTGCATATCTTGATCTTGTTAGccaaggatttatttcttttggaaGCCCTGTCGATGTCTGTATTCCCACAGGAAACTTTGGTAACATTTTAGCGGCAGTATATGCCAAAATGATGGGAATCCCTATTCGAAAATTTATTTGTGCCTCTAATCAGAACCATGTTTTGACTGATTTTATAAAAACAGGACATTATGATctaagggaaagaaaattagCACAAACCTTTTCACCAGCAATAGATATTCTCAAATCTTCAAACCTGGAACGACATTTACACTTAATGGCTAATAATGATGGACAATTAATGACAAAATTATTTAATCAATTAGAAGAGCAGCATCACTTCCAGATAGAAAAGAAGCTAGTTGAGAAACTTCAGCATGATTTTGTAGCCGGCTGGTGCTCTGAGGCAGAGTGCCTAGCAGCTATTCACTCCACCTACAATACTTCAGGGTATATTTTGGATCCACACACTGCTGTTGCAAAAGTGGTTGCAGACAGGATGCAAGACAAAACCTGCCCGGTGATTGTCTCATCTACAGCTCATTACTCAAAGTTTGCACCTGCTATCATGCAGGCTTTCCAAATTAAGGAGATAAACCACACTTCATTAAGTCAGCTTTATTTACTGAGTTCATACAATGCATTACCTCCACCACATGAGGCTTTattagaaagaacaaagcagCAAGAGAAGATGGAGTACCAGGTCTGTGAAGCTGATGAGAATGTCATGAAGAGTCATGTGGAAAAACTGATACTAAATTGGTTCTTATAA